In Populus trichocarpa isolate Nisqually-1 chromosome 16, P.trichocarpa_v4.1, whole genome shotgun sequence, a genomic segment contains:
- the LOC7464108 gene encoding two-component response regulator ARR8 — MAITGDSLSQFHVLAVDDSLIDRKLIERLLKTSSYQVTTVDSGSKALKFLGLQEDEQSNPDTPYVSPNNHQEMEVNLIITDYCMPGMTGYDLLKKVKESSSLRNIPVVIMSSENVPSRITRCLEEGAEEFFLKPVRLSDLNRLKPHMMKTKIKNQKQEEQEELEIPAIQSEEQKQPVQQPSSQPQPESQPQPSALLLQPNNNKRKAMEEGLSPDRTRPRYNGITTMV, encoded by the exons ATGGCAATAACAGGGGATTCACTCTCCCAGTTTCATGTTTTAGCTGTTGATGACAGCTTAATAGATAGAAAGCTGATTGAGAGGCTTCTCAAGACATCATCCTATCAAG TTACTACAGTTGATTCTGGTAGCAAAGCCTTGAAATTTCTGGGATTACAAGAAGATGAACAAAGCAACCCAGACACACCTTATGTTTCTCCTAACAATCATCAG GAAATGGAAGTGAATCTTATTATTACAGATTACTGTATGCCTGGCATGACAGGCTATGATTTGCTCAAGAAAGTAAAG GAATCATCATCTCTCAGAAACATACCTGTAGTGATCATGTCATCTGAAAATGTTCCTTCAAGGATCACCAG ATGTTTGGAGGAGGGAGCCGAGGAATTTTTCTTGAAGCCAGTAAGACTATCAGATTTGAATAGGCTTAAACCTCACATGatgaaaactaagatcaagaaccaaaaacaagaagagcAAGAAGAGCTTGAAATACCAGCTATTCAGTCAGAAGAGCAGAAACAACCAGTGCAGCAGCCATCATCACAGCCACAGCCTGAGTCACAACCACAACCATCAGCACTACTACTACAGCCCAACAATAACAAGAGGAAGGCTATGGAAGAAGGGCTTTCACCAGATAGAACCAGACCTAGATACAATGGCATCACTACTATGGTCTGA
- the LOC7458929 gene encoding uncharacterized protein LOC7458929 → MAFPWSMALWMANMVWVALIGWVSSCLTVADELASSLRTGDIGPFHVG, encoded by the coding sequence ATGGCATTTCCATGGAGCATGGCCTTATGGATGGCAAATATGGTGTGGGTGGCACTTATTGGATGGGTTTCTTCTTGCTTGACTGTTGCTGATGAGCTTGCCAGCTCTCTTAGAACTGGAGATATTGGTCCTTTTCATGTTGGCTGA
- the LOC18106110 gene encoding cystathionine beta-lyase, chloroplastic, with the protein MTSSLSLKPYFSSLYTEVSNNRGLGSGFLPTSFWVKKDCSLRGKNLIIVKKFEVNCLKDKDMDVRTSALVDGVAECLNEIEIKEPSVSTILMNFENKFDPYGAMSTPLYQTATFKQSSATENGQYDYTRSGNPTRDALESLLAKLDKGDRALCFTSGMAALAAVTHLVGTGQEIVAGDDIYGGSDRLLSQVTPKAGIVVKRVNTSDLHEVASAIGPQTKLVWLESPTNPRQQISDIRKIAEMAHAHGALVLVDNSILSPVLSQPLELGADIVMHSVTKFIAGHSDVMAGVLVVKGESLARDLYFLQNAEGSGLAPFDCWICLRGIKTMALRVEKQQENAQKIAEFLAAHPRVKKVNYAGLPGHPGRDLHYSQAKGAGSVLSFLTGSLALSKHVVETTKYFSITVSFGSVKSLISMPCFMSHASIPAAVREARGLTEDLIRISVGIEDVNDLIADLDHAIRTGPL; encoded by the exons ATGACATCTTCGCTCTCTCTCAAACCCTATTTCAGCTCTCTCTATACTGAAGTCAGTAACAACCGG GGTTTGGGAAGTGGGTTTTTGCCTAcaagtttttgggttaaaaaggACTGCAGTTTAAGGGGGAAGAATTTGATTATAGTAAAGAAATTTGAAGTGAATTGCTTGAAAGATAAAGATATGGATGTGAGAACTTCAGCTTTGGTTGATGGTGTAGCAGAGTGTTTAAATG AAATTGAGATTAAGGAACCTAGTGTTTCGACAATATTGATGAATTTTGAGAACAAGTTCGATCCTTATGGTGCAATGAGTACACCACTTTACCAAACAGCTACATTTAAGCAG TCATCAGCGACAGAGAATGGTCAATATGATTATACTAGAAGTGGAAATCCTACAAGGGATGCCTTagaaag cctcCTGGCGAAGCTAGATAAAGGAGATCGGGCATTATGCTTCACAAGTGGAATGGCTGCTTTGGCTGCTGTCACTCATCTTGTTGGAACAG GCCAGGAAATTGTTGCTGGAGATGACATTTATGGTGGTTCTGACCGATTGTTGTCACAAGTAACTCCGAAGGCCGGAATTGTGGTTAA ACGGGTAAATACAAGTGATCTACATGAAGTTGCATCTGCAATTGGTCCCCAAACAAAGCTCGTGTGGCTAGAGAGCCCAACTAACCCTCGTCAACAAATTTCTGATATTCGT AAAATTGCAGAGATGGCTCATGCACATGGTGCTCTTGTCTTGGTAGATAATAGTATTTTGTCTCCTGTATTATCACAACCGCTGGAACTTGGAGCAG ACATTGTGATGCACTCAGTGACTAAATTTATAGCTGGACATAGTGATGTCATGGCAGGTGTGCTTGTGGTAAAAGGGGAAAG CTTGGCAAGAGATCTGTATTTCCTCCAAAATGCAGAAGGCTCTGGGTTAGCACCATTTGACTGTTGGATTTGCTTACGAGGCATCAAAACCATGGCCTTACGAGTTGAGAAACAGCAG GAGAATGCACAGAAAATTGCCGAGTTCCTTGCAGCACATCCACGGGTGAAGAAAGTAAATTATGCAGGTCTTCCTGGTCATCCTGGACGTGATTTGCACTATTCTCAG GCAAAGGGTGCAGGATCAGTGCTTAGCTTTCTCACAGGATCACTGGCTCTCTCGAAGCATGTTGTTGAGACTACCAAGTATTTCAGCATAACTGTCAGTTTTG GGAGTGTAAAATCCCTTATAAGCATGCCCTGCTTCATGTCCCATGCAAGTATACCAGCTGCAGTACGAGAAGCCAGAGGTCTCACTGAAGATCTTATTCGTATCTCAGTGGGGATAGAGGATGTCAATGATCTGATTGCTGATTTAGACCATGCAATAAGAACTGGACCATTATAG
- the LOC7458928 gene encoding uncharacterized protein LOC7458928 isoform X1 → MSSGPVRRVLPKDIQVVQNLIERCLQLYMNQTEVVETLLAQAKIEPGFTELVWQKLEEENGEFFRAYYLRLKVKQQIEEFNKLLVQQAHLMHDLNSTGVAPMPPSNGFHISPLHQNTACYGPDHTGPTLKPESMHHPIGSSLTNAYTNGGSSLHSSMHAAVEISARANRIDAPPNMLSMQSSNIGLLQGMNGGMIKSEAGYSGTSPYMFGADGNVLEARPSIADASVASFSSVDSSSQALNESILDADTSSFGFLSQIPQVFSLSDLTADFTQSSEILENYSRSPFLAADNDNFPDSREREHPGDNRRLDSISEGMSYDDFGSE, encoded by the exons ATGTCGAGCGGACCAGTGAGAAGGGTCTTACCAAAAGACATACAAGTT GTGCAAAATCTCATAGAGCGGTGTCTTCAACTGTACATGAACCAGACTGAAGTTGTGGAAACGTTGTTGGCTCAAGCAAAGATTGAGCCTGGTTTCACTGAACTTG tttGGCAAAAGCTTGAAGAAGAGAATGGTGAATTCTTCAGGGCTTATTATTTGAGGTTGAAGGTAAAGCAACAAATAGAGGAATTCAACAAGCTGCTTGTGCAGCAGGCTCACTTGATGCATGACCTAAATTCAACCGGAGTTGCCCCAATGCCTCCTTCTAATGGATTTCATATCTCACCAT TGCACCAGAATACAGCATGCTATGGTCCAGATCATACAGGACCGACCTTGAAGCCAGAGAGCATGCATCACCCCATTGGCTCCAGTTTGACAAATGCATACACTAATGGTGGATCATCATTGCACTCAAGTATGCATGCTGCTGTTGAAATATCTGCTCGTGCCAATAGAATTGATGCACCTCCAAACATGCTTTCAATGCAGAGCTCAAACATTGGTCTGCTGCAAGGAATGAATGGGGGAATGATCAAATCAGAAGCTGGTTATTCGGGTACTTCCCCTTACATGTTTGGTGCTGATGGCAATGTCCTAGAAGCACGCCCATCTATTGCGGATGCATCTGTTGCATCTTTCAGCAGCGTAGACTCCAGTTCGCAAGCCTTGAATGAGTCTATTCTGGACGCAGACACTTCTTCATTTGGATTTTTAAGTCAGATTCCTCAAGTTTTCAGTCTCTCGGATCTGACAGCTGATTTTACCCAGAGTTCAG AAATATTGGAAAACTATTCAAGATCACCTTTTCTAGCAGCAGACAATGATAACTTCCCAGATTCTCGTGAAAGAGAACATCCAG GAGATAATAGAAGGCTGGACTCCATATCAGAAGGCATGAGTTATGATGATTTTGGAAGTGAATAG
- the LOC7458928 gene encoding uncharacterized protein LOC7458928 isoform X2, translating into MGSVTCIVWQKLEEENGEFFRAYYLRLKVKQQIEEFNKLLVQQAHLMHDLNSTGVAPMPPSNGFHISPLHQNTACYGPDHTGPTLKPESMHHPIGSSLTNAYTNGGSSLHSSMHAAVEISARANRIDAPPNMLSMQSSNIGLLQGMNGGMIKSEAGYSGTSPYMFGADGNVLEARPSIADASVASFSSVDSSSQALNESILDADTSSFGFLSQIPQVFSLSDLTADFTQSSEILENYSRSPFLAADNDNFPDSREREHPGDNRRLDSISEGMSYDDFGSE; encoded by the exons ATGGGAAGTGTCACATGCATCG tttGGCAAAAGCTTGAAGAAGAGAATGGTGAATTCTTCAGGGCTTATTATTTGAGGTTGAAGGTAAAGCAACAAATAGAGGAATTCAACAAGCTGCTTGTGCAGCAGGCTCACTTGATGCATGACCTAAATTCAACCGGAGTTGCCCCAATGCCTCCTTCTAATGGATTTCATATCTCACCAT TGCACCAGAATACAGCATGCTATGGTCCAGATCATACAGGACCGACCTTGAAGCCAGAGAGCATGCATCACCCCATTGGCTCCAGTTTGACAAATGCATACACTAATGGTGGATCATCATTGCACTCAAGTATGCATGCTGCTGTTGAAATATCTGCTCGTGCCAATAGAATTGATGCACCTCCAAACATGCTTTCAATGCAGAGCTCAAACATTGGTCTGCTGCAAGGAATGAATGGGGGAATGATCAAATCAGAAGCTGGTTATTCGGGTACTTCCCCTTACATGTTTGGTGCTGATGGCAATGTCCTAGAAGCACGCCCATCTATTGCGGATGCATCTGTTGCATCTTTCAGCAGCGTAGACTCCAGTTCGCAAGCCTTGAATGAGTCTATTCTGGACGCAGACACTTCTTCATTTGGATTTTTAAGTCAGATTCCTCAAGTTTTCAGTCTCTCGGATCTGACAGCTGATTTTACCCAGAGTTCAG AAATATTGGAAAACTATTCAAGATCACCTTTTCTAGCAGCAGACAATGATAACTTCCCAGATTCTCGTGAAAGAGAACATCCAG GAGATAATAGAAGGCTGGACTCCATATCAGAAGGCATGAGTTATGATGATTTTGGAAGTGAATAG